From the Aspergillus puulaauensis MK2 DNA, chromosome 1, nearly complete sequence genome, the window TTCTACTGAGAATTGGATCGCCTGGTTCAATTAGGCATGCGATTTGGGTATGGATCTTGTCGCATGGAAGGCTAATGATCACAACGTAGGCTGTCAAATCGAACCCGCCATTCGACTATGTCCTCCACACAGCATCGCCCTTCCACTTCAATGTTCAAGACCCAGTGAAGGATTTCCTGGACCCGGCTATCAAGGGAACAACCGGCATCCTGAaagccatcaaggccaacgCTCCAACGGTGAAAAGGGTCGTGATTACCTCTTCCTTCGCGTCGATCGTCAACGCAAAGCAGCATGAAAAGGTCTACAGTGAGAAGAACTGGAACCCTGTGACCTGGGAAGAGGGGCTGGACTCGTCGAACACATATCGTGCGAGCAAGGTAAGACAGATGGTTTCAGTGTTATATTTACTTTTCGTCCGAAAGAAAAGCCCCGACTAACAAATTCGCACAACCAGACCTTTGCAGAAAAGGCTGCCTGGGAATTCGTCGAAAAGGAGAAGCCCAACTTCAACATTGCGACAATCAACCCGCCGCTGGTGCTAGGCCCCGTCGTGCACTACCTGAGTTCTCTCGACTCAATCAACACTTCTAACGCAAGGATTAGTAGTCTCGTGCGCGGCCTCGACAAAGAGACTTCACCTCCCACAGGGACATTCCTCTGGGTCGATGTCCGTGATGTTGCGCTGGCTCATGTCCGCGCCATTGAGGTTGCGGAAGC encodes:
- the GRE2_2 gene encoding SDR family oxidoreductase (COG:V;~EggNog:ENOG410PJT2;~InterPro:IPR001509,IPR036291;~PFAM:PF01073,PF16363,PF13460,PF07993,PF01370;~go_function: GO:0003824 - catalytic activity [Evidence IEA]), translated to MPKVLLTGGSGFIAAHILDQLLERGFDVVTTVRSEEKGDKIIAAHPNTPKEKLSYVIVKDIAQDGAFDEAVKSNPPFDYVLHTASPFHFNVQDPVKDFLDPAIKGTTGILKAIKANAPTVKRVVITSSFASIVNAKQHEKVYSEKNWNPVTWEEGLDSSNTYRASKTFAEKAAWEFVEKEKPNFNIATINPPLVLGPVVHYLSSLDSINTSNARISSLVRGLDKETSPPTGTFLWVDVRDVALAHVRAIEVAEAGAQRFFVTAGHYTNKDVVDIIRDAYPELKDRLPEAKSDLPQDVYGYDNSKSIQVLGLKYGSLKEAVVDTVKSLLDNGA